A region of the Phoenix dactylifera cultivar Barhee BC4 chromosome 10, palm_55x_up_171113_PBpolish2nd_filt_p, whole genome shotgun sequence genome:
GAAATCGAGAACAAGGAACTGCACCAGCCATGCATCAAACATAACCATGACAGTATGACAcccttatcaaaaaaaaagaccatCTAATTTGTCGACTTTAACTGACTATTAATGacacttattttcttttttttttctgagattGTTGAATCTTTGTCCTAAATTACTAATGCTACTCAATGACCAGGCTGGTTTCATTGATGTCCACAATTGTACGACTAGCTAACTGGACAGTGTTTCTGATGACTTTACAAGGTCACAAGTAAGACTACCTCCCAAAGCTCCTCATGAGATAGGACTTGATCAAGGACTAGCTCAAATCAGATTAGAACTTACTGGCCTGTCTTGTCTATATTAAGCAATACTCTGTCAGAAAAACATAATGCTAAATAGTATCCCAAGGGTGCATGAAAAAGAAAGCTGTGTGGTGAACATACAGATATGCATGAACAGGAAACACCTTGAAAAATCTATCCTAAACTCTAAGGcaagaaaattaaaaagtttTAGGGCATACCAGTGGATAAAGTATAGCCATAATTCCATAGCTAACAAGTGTGGAGAAAAAGAGAATTGGAAGAACACATGGACTTCCTGAAAATTCAAAATGAAAACTTTTAACATGTTGAATCCAGAAATAGTATATAAATGAGAAACCTAGAAAGCTGAAATAAGATAACGAAgaatgattgaatcaagtttgaTGATATGGAGAAAGAGCATAagttttattaacaaaaaaagtaTATTATAAGTGCTAGTAAAATCATTCTTTGAGGATTGCATTTGTAAGATACATAAAATGAATGTCATTGAAGTGCACACTCTCATTGTTAAAGAATAATAACAAAGCATCTCATAGCAAAAGCAACATGAGCAAATACTTGTACAGTAGCGTCATCAAATACATGCACATAAGCATTTATTTGTTTTCTAATGTTCATTAATATACAAGGCATTCGTAGTATACAATAGATTATCCATAAAGTAACCAACTTGAGTGACAAAAATCATACCAAATCCTGCAAAAAATGCCCAGTTTGATTCGAAGAACTCAAGCCTTTCATTCAAACTCACTTCAGAAAAATTCCATTTGTACCTGAACATGTttatagcaaatgaattgatgtCCTCTCACTATTTTTACATACTCATACAAGAACACATAAGCTGTGATGCATACTCAAAACAACAGTATTTGTACAAAAGTTTTCTAGAAACTGGATGCATACTCAAAACAGTAGTAGGCATATATCAAGGAAAGAAGCAGAAAATTGATTGCCTTGCCAATATAGGGTATAAAACCTGCAGCAAAAACCTGCATCGTAGAACATAAAGAGTTTTCTCATAAATATACTTGATATAATATGAACAATATGGAAAAGCTGGGGTAGACCTTGGCCATGTTAATATACAAAATTTTGCTTCCAAGATGAATAATAAGTGGAAAAGCAGCACATGATCACATAAAAAAACATGTAAGGCATTAAGCAGAAACCAGCGCACCACTGCACCTCTATGAAGAAGATGTTCAGCAAAAGGATTGAATAAACCTGCTCGCCAATTCCCAGAAAGACCCTATTGGATCATTAAAACATGAAAGAGACCTTTGAGTATACTGTGAAAAACATCGTGCATATTTTGATGAAATTGCAGAAACTACTGGAATAGTAGAACCAGGAAAGCTATGCTAGCAAGATTACCGCTCAAATCCACTTGGCCTTCCCACTTGTCTGAGACTCTGGGAGTCTGGTGAATCTTTTCTGTTAGGTGTTTGTGCCTTGGAAGGTCCTTGTTTTCTCAGAACATCAAAAGCATACTTGGCAATGTCATTGTACCTGGTTTAGGGCCAGCAGTAATGGAGGATATATTTAaacaaaggagaaggaggaatagTGATGAGCCAACTCAATACATGCAATCTGATGCAAGTTCATATTTTGGagaaaataacataaaatcttTATACCTGGGCGAGCATCAGAGAAACAAAATTTCATCATAACTAATTTCAAATCTATTGCACAATTAAATAACGGTCATGAGAAGGTGCCAACTACTTTCTTAGTGATTGTATACTAGAAGTTGGTGATCTATCTCAACATCAGCAATGTTGAGGAATTTAGGAGTATTGGGGAGGGTTGTGCCCCCAACccaccaaaaaataaataaataatggcTAAATAATGaacaaattaataataataaattggtATAAAGTATTGACAATCATGAGTGTTGCATGAGGAAGAAGACTTTGTGAGAGACAATAATATTACAAACAAATGGCCTTATTTCATTCACTCCTAGTGGGATTGAAATATACTTATTCCATCATTCATTTCTTTGCAAGGTCCTACTTCATCACAGTAAGCATGTTTATCCCATCTTCACTTCAATTGTTATCTTCTCAAATCCTCTCCTTCCTAAAACACTGAGTCAGTGTCAATATACCGTCCTACCTCCTGCAATACTGCTTGCGCATCCAAACATCTAGTTTCACTTCCAAAACTTTATCCCTCAATAACCCAGCTTGGTCGCATGATTGTGTTCTTCATGATGTCATAGGTTTATAGCTTactcaaaattttatttgaacttGATTTTTTCCTTCATAGCTCTATTACACATTCTTTCTTATTCTTGTTCTAGTTTCATAGAGGACTCTTCTACCAGCAACTTGCCAGATCCCCTCCACCTAAAAGACACCTACTATGACAATAATTACCTCATTTAcacaagaaaatgaaaaaaaatggcaGTACTAaggatgtgtgtgtgtgtgtgtgtgtgagtgaAAGCTTAAGTAAACAGCATGATACCTACCACAGGGTGCTCAATATGAAGCTGAAAACATACAGAGGATAGAACCAGAAAATCTGCAACATCAATAATATGTAATAGACAAAGTCAATGCATAAGATAACAGTAAGCAAACTTTAAAGCCATTTATatgaaaagagagaaaacaTTAAGAAAAGAGAAACAACTAAGGATAGCAATGATATGGAAGGATGATACATAAATATACTATGAACAAATTTTATCAAATTTCTATGTATTATAAGGAATATGGTCACAGGCAAACTATCAACAAATAAGAAACTAATCTTAGGCAGGTCGAAGTCTAATGATGATTATACACCTGATCTGCGAGTATGAACTTTGGTTTGCTTCTTATTTCTTATATCATTGTGAGATTGTATGGTTCCTTCTCTAGAAGAAGAATTCAGATTCGTTATGCACAGAGATGTGTATAGTTGGTTACAAATGTTCAACAGAGTTGAGTGAGAGCAAGAACAGCTTCAACTTTAAAAGCTAAATTTTTCTAATATGAGGTATCCCCAAAATTTCCACAAAAACAACTAATGATATCTGCAAGATACATGATTATTTTaggtaattaaaaataaaaaatattttggtgaaGTTCCTCTAACCAACTTAAGATGTTTTACCAAGATTACAGCCTTGAGCACACCAAGAGAAGATTAGAGGCATGCATATTGTTTTCTTAAGTGTTTTGCAATTATTTGGACACCCACTTACAACAGCTGTGCTTTAGATTATTGGATGCAATATCTAAGGATTAGATAGATATAACTGTTGAAGAGAATATACAGTTGTTCTTAATGAGTACTAATTCTTTGAAAGTGCATGGTATGGCAGCCTCTTTGAGAAGCAACGAAAAACTAGGAGCACGTACTCACCTAGATACATCATAATTATGCTATTCAAGAGCAAAATAAGGAGAACTGGAAGATGAAATCTAGTTGATCAGATACTTTAGAGGTCCAGGAAGAACAACAATTCAATATCTAAGCCGAATCAACAGTTCAAGCTGTGTTAGTGAAGGTTGTTTCGATATCTTGTTAAAGagcaacaatttaaataatattcatTTACAACAATTCgaataattttgatttatcaataaATTTACTAGGTTTAACAATGAGGTATATCTCTCTTGAAGCGGGAGAATCACTTCCATTTGATCTGCTAATTAGGAATCTCAAAGCATGCATTCAAGAACATTCTTATTGTTATTGGGTTTGAAATACTATAGTTACGAAGAAATTTCACCGAAAGGAAAACACATGTTGTGCGGCAAACTCTTTTTGTACACATTCTGAAAAAGAATTTTCAAAAACAAGATAACCTGTTTCACACACTAAATCTTCAGAATATGGTTTAATGGGAAGATTATTTGctaacaatattttcattggaAGTAAAGCAGCGTAACAACATGCTTTCTTTCCTGATGAAAAAAATCCCTTACCTCAACATCAACCACCTTGATTCCTAAAGAGTGAAGGACATGACAAATATCATGGCAAGAACCTTTTTATTGAAATGATGTTTCAGAAATCACTTTTTAAAAACTATAGTGGATTCATTGAAAAGATAAATCTCTATAGCACGTGAATTTATTGAAGTAAGATGTAAAAAATTCAAGACACCTACTTTCGTCCACAAGtcatataataaaaaatttcaGACAATGTGGCTTGGGCTTACCTCATGTTTATCACGAAATATATAGATATTATAGAgatagagaaagagggagggatgGGATCATCTGCACTTCTCTTCTAACATGGTAAGCAAAGTTCTAAGCATGGTATGTCATACCGTACTGAACATAATGGTACGGAACCGCACCATACCGGTACGGTACGGAGGGCATACCGACATTCCGTATGCTGAACCGCCCCTCATATCAGGGCGTATCAACACAGTGACAAAGTGGCACCGGTATGGGGCCCAATACCAGGACGGTGTACCTTGGTTCTAAGGTCTTTGGAAAATCTCCAATAGCTCAAGGTAGGAAAATATCCATAGGCAGCAAGGAAATTCTACTGGTTGTGTCACTTTGACATCAAAATCTTGTTCACCCAGACTTGCCTCTTAACATTTTTAATACATTCTTCAATCAAGAACCTTTATAGCCATTATAAGCTACCAAATTCAACCTTGATTTGATTGAAGTAACATTCTCTATTGCTTTGTCATTTTCTATGTTAATGCACATGCTTTTTTTAAGATTCAACCACCAACTTTATTTACAACAAAACCAGCAACCACACAAAAGGGAATATGTCAGTTTGTAATATTATTGCGTATGCAATTCTTCCTAAATATTCCCATTCCCAACTTGTTTAAAAGCCCCAAAACCTGCTTTCATTAGTAGTTGAATTTGTTACAGCAATTGCTCCTGATTTAAGCTATTTAAGCGCTCTAGCACCTTCACTCTTCACCCTTCTGGAAGTGTTTCAAATGGACTATACATGATACAATTAATTTGCCaacatattatataacatatttGATTTACAGCcccaaaagaaaaaagcaaGTAATAAAAAATACTAAGATTTAACATATCATAAGCAGCACGTACATAGAAAATCTGAATAAGGATGAAACGTAAGAAGGAATAAAGTGCTAAAGCTTCTTTGTGGTTGCAAAGATGCTGTGGACCTAATTTTTCACATTGATCAGGTAATATCCACAGCAGTGTCGGGATGACTGCAGACTTTAGTGTAAATAAACTGCACCGAGAAAAGAAGTTATCAGTAAATAAATTATCAAATATAAAACTTGAAAACAATTAACCGTAGAGCTATCTGTTCAAGCTCCTGCATGATTATAATTTGTTAAGCATTAGCTACAAAAAATACAAGATCGATTGCAACCAACTGCAAATAAAATTATGCATAACATTGCAAAAGTTAACACCTGAGACAAATACAGACAAATACACTTCGTTCCACAACCATAAAAGAAGTTTATTGAAAGAAAGAATTGACCAGTACTGAGAAAAGAAATCTTGATATCAATTTTCATgtccattaatttttctttaataaatataaacaaataaccACCTTTAAGATGCTTGCAGACTAATGTAGCTTGTAGGCCATAACAAAGTATAAGGAAATAAAGGGAATTAATACAAAATTTTAGACAAATATTACAGAAAAATCTGAACAAATTATTTTGATAACGACAAAAAAGCCACCGCACAAAAATACTGGTCCCAAGCAGGCTGAGAACACTGGAGGCATAACGTCAAACTTTTAGCCAATACAGCAAAAGAGGTAATCTATGAATGTCCCAACGTAAACGAGCATATAGTGTAAAGCATCAGACGACATAGATTGAATGCATCATACATTTAATATTAGAGCATGACAGTATATATAACAATTTTTCTGTCGAAAATGCATGACATAATTTGTAAATATATGGCCACAACATACCTGTGAGTGCATGACCACATCATGCCAGTAAGGCTAGTTGGAAAGATTTAGAAGGCATGAAAAGGATGCTGAACTTGTATATATCATTATATCAAAATGCTTTATGAAGCTATCAATTAGGGAATCAAAAGGATGATAAACTTGGATGTATTACTATAACAGAATGTTTTATGAAGCTATCAAGTAAGGATATTaagttttatgttttattttgaaaaaaatgttggattgATGTAATTGGTTGGGAGGTTATGGTCAATCTAATTCCTATGTACCTCTTCTTCTACATCTCtcattttttctaaatttttatattttaacaaCTGGGATGCTAGATTGACCCCTCAATTGCTAGAGAACTTGTGGGGAAAAGATATTAAAAACTTCAATTTTGTATGATTTAATGAAAGTTAACAAATTTCTCAATCTTTGTAGTTTGTAGGCTCACCACTGTCCAGACATAGAACTCGCATGAAGAAGAAAGCAATGAAACCCTAACACAAATGTAGGCCCCAATATATGAAAGCACAATCACGATTATataaaaaagtaaaacaaaTCTAGACCCCAATATATGAAAAACACAATCGTAATAATATAAACAACCTAACAAATCCTACTAACCCTTAGAAAACCCATATACTACTGTTCAAACAAGTTATCTTTAGTCAGGTTCACAAGGGAAATCTTCAAATCCCCAAAAGCATTATAGCTAGCATGGATGCTTAACTGGAGTCTATAATCccaaacaaagaaaaggaaggagaataACATTCATGAACGTGCAAACAAGAAAATCAGACCTTAaattataaactatttttcatagCCACCTTTCTGACATGTTATATACTTTACCGAGTGCAACTTTAATCACCATATTCATAGAATCAGCATAAATATGTGCACAAGATCATACTATCAATAAAACAGCATACGCAAGATAGCTACAACAAAAGGTTGCTCTTTCTTCCCTCCATCCTCCATTTGCCTTACTTGCCACAACAACCCGACATTTCAACTAACTGTTTAAGACATCATCAAGACATTGTCGCACAGCTAGTCTCTACAAATGGGTATATTATATGAGCTCGCTAAACTAGTCAAAATTCTTACTTGGAAACAAACTCAAGGTGAAACCAGAGGAAAGAGTAACGATGGAAAAGAAACATAATATTTCAGCCAAAATCTAAAACAAGAAACCCTTATATAACATCACCAGCTTTCTCAGACTATTGCATGAGAaaaaccaccaaaaaaaaaacagcaaccaaaaacagattttttttctttttatttcacaAACAATTCCAAATGACACCTTAATTCCCACCCACCCGTCTATCTAACATTTGAACACCATCCATTTAGGATCACATATCAACCAAGCCAAGAATTAAACGAATATGCGAAGAGATTAAACCTAGGAAAAGTTTCAAAACCATAGTCCGGTACCTTCCCAAGAAAATGAATCCGTTCAAGAGGAAGCACTGGCCAGTTCTGATCGACAGCATCTTCGACCTGAACCAAGAAGATCAAAGAAACAGACATTTAATCGAAATTAAGCATTGGAGATGTAGAAATCGAAGGTACAGAAAGAATGTTTGGAGAAAAACTGGAAGAAATCAAGAACCTAAAGCAGAAGATGAGGACGCGATGGAGAGAGCACGCTTCTCTGAATCCGGCCAGCCAGAGGCTGCCCGCCTGCTTCGCCTGGGACGCGAAAGCATCCATCGGACGGCGACCGGAAGACTGCCGGCGATCGAGCGAGAGAGCGGGACGCTTTCGGCTCCGGGCTTGGCCTCTATCGCTTAGGAGAAAAGGGGAAGAGGGCGACTGTTAATGGAATCCTTCTTTAATTAAAGGATTAGTAATGGAGGTTAAGCctcttttttttggtcaaatatGGAGGTTAAGCCTTTGCTGACGATGGGTTTTTCTTGCACGGGAGGAGCCGGTTCAGAGCCGGCCTGACCCACCTCAAATTGAACCGGGCTTGATCGGACCAAGTCAGACACGGAGGACACGACCGTCTCTCTCAAAgacaaagattgtatctttcgCAGGAAGAACAATgtgctttgagatatgtgcatAGCTTGATTTGATGGCCAATGTTATGAAAGAAGATTGATCATTCTCTACCTCGCTAATCCATATAATTGCCGAGATATAATGGAGGTTTAGATATTTTGGGTTTCATATTTTCATGTTACTTATTATCAATACAAGTTCTATCCTTATCGTCAATGAAAAGAGATACTTTACATCAACAATCCACTTATAGGCTTACTAACCATGTAACAAACTTACAATGTTGCTAACTTTACTTGCCAAAAAGTTGTacttataaaataaattattttttcgcAAAATCCTCATCAACCTATAGATTCTAAATACTTATGGGCATCAAAAACTGGCCCTAGTCCTTGTCAACCTAAAAGGCATGTATTGTTCGAAGCAACGTAATTATCAATCACCACTATgatatctatatatctacttGATTGGCCTTATTAGTCTAAactattttattaaaaacaTAACTTTTATAAGACGAGTGAGTCAACCCCAATGCCGAGGAAGACGAGTGGGT
Encoded here:
- the LOC103703261 gene encoding protein EI24 homolog isoform X1, with translation MDAFASQAKQAGSLWLAGFREACSLHRVLIFCFRSKMLSIRTGQCFLLNGFIFLGSLFTLKSAVIPTLLWILPDQCEKLGPQHLCNHKEALALYSFLRFILIQIFYIFWFYPLYVFSFILSTLWYNDIAKYAFDVLRKQGPSKAQTPNRKDSPDSQSLRQVGRPSGFERVFLGIGEQVYSILLLNIFFIEVFAAGFIPYIGKAINFLLLSLIYAYYCFEYKWNFSEVSLNERLEFFESNWAFFAGFGSPCVLPILFFSTLVSYGIMAILYPLPFEQNSTPVCFDSSRHSSRASYLFSNKFVGRRWTKKASNILCCRQNIDAGVATIP
- the LOC103703261 gene encoding protein EI24 homolog isoform X2, translated to MDAFASQAKQAGSLWLAGFREACSLHRVLIFCFRSKMLSIRTGQCFLLNGFIFLGSLFTLKSAVIPTLLWILPDQCEKLGPQHLCNHKEALALYSFLRFILIQIFYIFWFYPLYVFSFILSTLWYNDIAKYAFDVLRKQGPSKAQTPNRKDSPDSQSLRQVGRPSGFERVFLGIGEQVYSILLLNIFFIEVFAAGFIPYIGKAINFLLLSLIYAYYCFEYKWNFSEVSLNERLEFFESNWAFFAGFGSPCVLPILFFSTLVSYGIMAILYPLFVLTAAGTQVEQVIYSLTSSWGGGGPRKLRIFYAADKISMLVLQLFPEVQKGH